In Euphorbia lathyris chromosome 2, ddEupLath1.1, whole genome shotgun sequence, the sequence attatttttaatttcggaaataattttttatttaattatttactttttgatTCAGTCTTTGTGAACGTTATTCACAACGTATACTTTGCTCTGAACGTGTCTTCACCAACCCAGTCTTCCTGATTTTCCTCCTCCACCttctccatgaaatcagagctctcaacagctcttttttcttgtataaataggtgatCAGAGACTGCCTTCAAAGACAATTCACTTTTCATTCATTCTTTATCTTTTCGAAAACTGAGCAAGTTAAACAGAGAGTGTATACAGAACGATTTCCGTACGGTGCAATACGAAAATCGTATttaagagggctgttttatcctggaggcgaccggagttcatactgtttgctaaatttcggcagttccgcgaacgtcttaaagaaagcgacattgtccgtgactctgcccatttaattttgttcggtctgttcctattttctgagttcGAGTTACAACAAACATCCATTGCAGTGTATGCCGATCACCAATTGCAGCAACTGCTAATAGAGCACGCACAGTTGTCATCTTTGCAACAGGAGCAAAGGTTTCAGGATAATCCTCTCTATATTTCTGTTTGCACCCTAAGATGACCAGCATTGCTTTATGTCTTTCAATGGTTCCATCTGGGTTGTACTTGGTTTTATACAACCATTTGCATCCAATAGCTGTTTTTCCTGCAGGCAAAATAGTAACTTCCCAAGTGTCATTAGATTCTAGAGCATCAAGTTCAACATTCATGGCTTTGACCCAATGATCAAGAGCAACTGCATCCTTGAAGTATACTGGATCACAACTATCAGTGAGCACAATCATAAAGCAATGGAATGCTGGAGCAATGTTAGTGGAAGCCAAATTTGAAATATGTGGAGTATTGAAGTCTTTCAACCATGTTGGAGCTGTGTGGGTTCGAAGAGATCTTCGTAGAGGAATAGGAGAAGGACATTTGGGAGCAGGAGGTATAGAATTTTCAGGAGAGCTTTGAGATGGGGATGCTAAATTTGGTAAAGTAACAGCATGTAATGCAGGTGAGGAAGGTGAAGATGAATTGATGAGTTGAGGATTTGGTGATCTTAGTGTAAGTTCGTTAGAATCAATGTACTGAGACAAGTAAATGTCATCAAACATATCAGTTTGTGGAGTGGTAGATTCAAGGGTTGGAACAGGATGCATATAAGAGGAAGAGGAGCTAGAATGGAAGGGAAAGATAGATTCATGGAAGAGCACATCTCTTGAGATGAAAATTTGTGAAGTGAGGAGGTTTAAGAGTCTGTATCCCTTCTGAGTGGATGGGTATCCTAGAAACACACATGGGACTTCTCTGGGAGAAAATTTACCTGAAGAAAAATCAGGGTTATAGGCAAATGATAAACATCCAAATACTTTAAGGTGTGTGTATGAGGGAAGAGTTTTATGGAGGATTTCATAGGGAGTCTTGTAATCAAGAATAGGAGTGGGGAGCCTGTTAATAAGATGGACTGCTGTTAAGACACAGTCTCCCCAGTAGGAAAGAGGTAGGCCTGCTTGAAATCGAAGAGCCCTTGCCACTTCAAGGATGTGTCTATGCTTTCTCTCCACTCTAGCATTTTGTTGAGGTCTCTTAGcacaagaagtttgatggatGACTCCATGAAGTGAAAAGAGAGCTCTGCATTGTGCATCATCAAACTCCAAAGCATTGTCAGATCTCAAATACTTAACATGAGCATTAAAATGATTTTTAACATATTGGATGAAACTTTCCAACACAGACAATGATTCAGACTTGTACTGTAATAAGTAGACCCATGTAGTTCGAGAATGATCATCTACAATTGTGAGAAAGTGTCTATATTTACCCCTGGTTTGCACTTTATAGGGTCCCCAAATGTCAATATGAACAAGTTCAAAAGGTGCAACAACATGTGATTTGCTCAAGGGAAATGGAAGTTTGGTGAATTTTGAGAGAGGACAAGTGAGTCACAACTTGGATTGTTTATGAACCAGATTTTTGACACAGGGAATATATCGAAGTTTGGCCATTGGGGCATGACCTAACCTGTGATGCCATAGGTCTAAACTGTCTGATTGCGTGGTGGAATCAGCAGTTAAACAAACAAGTTTTTTCTTCTGAGATAATAAATCTTGAAGTAAAGAAGTATTGTTATGATTCAGCAGATAATATAACCCATTTTTGGCTTTACCTATCCCAATCACTTTCTTAGTTGCACAGTCAACTATTAAACAATGAGAATGGAAAAAGGATACCTCACAATGAGAGTCTTGGATCAATTTCTGCACAGAAAGCAAGTTATGCTTAAAGTAGGGCACACAGAGAACATTATGCAGCTTCAGACCAACAGGTAAAACTAGACTGCATGTGTGAGATATAGCAGCAGTGTGGCCATCAGGGAGATTAATTTTAGGTGTATTTAGGGTGACAACAGGTTGCTCAAGGTTGTGTAAGTGGGGTGTCATGTGATCTGAGGCTCTAGAGTCTATGATCCATTCACCAATCATTTCTGCTGCAGAGAAGCATGATATCATTCCAGAAAAATGGTTGTCAAGTTCTTCATCGGTCTCTGACCCTTTATATTGATGCATCTGCAATTGTGGCATTAACTTTGCCAATTGCTCTAATTGTTGAGGGCTAAACAACAACCCCGTTTGATCTGAGACACCATTAGTTTGAACTGCTGCTGCAGTTCTGGGTGAATTAGGATAAGTTTTGGATCTAGAAGAACTTGGATTCCATTTGGAATTAGAAGGGTTAAGTGCTGGTATGGTATTTGTTGCAGTTTTGGATTTATTTTTGCTCTTCGAGTGCCATTTTGGGTATCCTACAACAGTCCAGCACCTATCCGCACTGTGCCCTTTGCCTCCACAAGCATTACAGACCTGCATTTTATCACCTTGACTCCTGCTGTACATAGCAGAAGCTTCATTGTCACCCTTAGCATAGTTTAAAACCTCTCTTTGTGCCTCTTCTTGTTGTAATGCTGCCGATGCAGTTTCCACGGTGGGAAGTGGACTCTGCATCAACAACTGACTTCTTTGACTCAGTTATAACAGGCAAGAGGTTTAAAGAGTCCAGTTCCTCCCATACAGATTTCATAGCAGTATAATATTCATTGATACTCATGCTATTCTGTTTTTCCTCAAAAAGTTCTTTGCTCAATTTGTATTTCCTAGATCCATTAGTGAGAGAAAAacgtttttctaagttaatccaAATTTCTTGAGCAGAGGTCATGAACATTACCGACTTTTTGATTGTAGGAGAAACGTTGTGGGTCAACCAGGCTATCACCATGTTGTTACATGTTTCCCACATCTCAGCTTTTGCCTCATCATCGGTGGATTTCTTCACTGCGCCTGTAACAAACCCAAGTTTTCGTTTTGAAGCAAGATTAATCTCCATAGATCTACGCCAAGCTCTGTAATCAGAAGATCCTTGTAGCTTATCAACAAGAAGAGAAGCAGCACCATCAGATGGATGAAGAAACAAGGGATTTAACATCTCTTGATAAGTAATTTTTGTATTTCCACCATTTGCCATGGTGAAGGATGAAGAGGAGAACAACAAAAAAGAAAGGACTCAATAGAAGGGAGAAAAGAACGATAatcaaagaagaaggagaaggatgaaaaaaaaaatttgatgatgGATTTAATGAAAAATTCTCTTATTATTCGTATTGTCCtgatgctctgataccatgatgAGTAAATAATATTCAGATATGATTTCAACACAGAAGAATTTCACAGAGAAGGAGAATAGGGCTCAAAAGTTCTTTATTCCATCATAATCATTGCAAAGCAAAATACCAGTTATAAAGAACAGTGTACATAAGCAAACAAAATAGGAAAACAACCTCACCTATTTTGCAGCCTACACGTGTCTAACATAAGGGAAAAACTGACAGTACAAAAAAggataaaaggaaaaaatgctACTAGAACcactaaattattaatttgagcTAGAATGTCCCTCAATATGTACAAAGGTAGGCCAACCACACTAACATTTAACACTAAGATCTTCCATAAGGACAATTGAATCTGATAATTAAGGATTAAGACATGAATTGCTGCCAAATTTCCACTCAACCcccaaaaaattgaaaatcattAAAATTCTATATCGAGAAACTTCCAAAGGCATATTATGCaaagttaatttaaaaaaaaaatgtaaagtatTTGTTTTGTATGTGATTGGAGATATTTGGGGAATAATCCTTATGATATTCGTGAGATAAGGATGTGTATATAGTTTAAGGgacaaatgaattaattagaGACATAATCGAGCTGTCACTATAATAGAATGGAATGGGTGGTGGTTGCATCAATACCATGTCATTTTCATTCATATTTTAAtggcaaaaagcatatttaagcctctgaactttacatgttttaaggatcaagtccttaatcaattatttttccacattaagcccctgatcattgattttgttatggatttggcccttatttaacttttctgtctaGTTTGGACTGGATACATCGTTAGGGCGATTcggcttgttgacatggacaaataaaaaaaaaaagaattcattGACTaagagagataaaaattaaaaattaaaacgaaattatagtaattaattttcagtatattccttccaaactcgattttcttctctcccattttgtgattttcaacattaaaATCGCCAAATAGATTTTCTCATCTCCTACACTCGACAAAAAGTGAAATAAGGGCCAaaaccataacaaaatcaatgttcgggggttcaatgtggaaaaataattgatcagaggcttgatccttaaaacaggtaaagttcaagggcttaaatatgctttttgcctattttaattaatcttcatctcattttttatttgttttctcGAAGAATAATTGCACTCATATTGGGTGTCcttaataatttataattggcTTAGTACATAAGTTGTCCTGAAATTATTGAACGTATATGTTGTTTTATTATCCTCTAAACTTACTTATGTataaaatagaaagttaatttgttttaaagatttaaaatcacaaattaagtctttattttttaagttttgattttttaagtcatcaaaatttaattcttataatatattctgtattttttttggacaaagtacgaaaaaaatgctcgtggtttactttatttgcaaatagaggcccgtagtttaaaagtttgcaaatagaggtatgaGGTATGCttattttacaaaacaaaatatttaaaattaaacttttaagtcaTTGATGACAATAAGCGcgttttttaaatatttttcaattatatttatatattgacaaaacgcAGATCTCAAAATCAAATTGAAACAatgtaaaatgaatttaaatatcaatttagttcataaactgtcagattaataaaaaacgtaaaattccaccatattatttattgtttcgatttagaaaGTTGTTTTTTCGGGGGTTATGTTTTGCTGATacgtaaaaataaatttttttaagataaaaatgtctttagttgtaatcaaaatttaactgtGTAATTGTCATACTTTggtttgtaaataaaacataccacagACAACTTTTAGACCAcatacctctgtttgcaaaatGGGCAAACCACAGAcattttttcgtacttttcctttttttttggcaaaaagcatatttaagtccctgaactttatctgttttaaggatcaagcccttgatcaattatttttccacattgagcccctgaacattgattttgttatggtttaggcccttatttaacttttttttcgagtttaggagatgagaagatcgatttggcaattctaatgttgaaaatcacaaaatgggagagaagaaaatcgagtttggaagaatatactgaaaattagtttctataatttcgttttaatttttaatttttatctctcctagtcaaagaaatcttttttttatttgtccatgtcaacaagccgaatcgccctaacgatgtatgcagtccaaactcgacagaaaagttaaataagggcctaaaccataacaaaatcaatgttcaggggctcaatgtggaaaaataattgaccaggggcttgatccttaaaacagataaagttcaggggcttaaatatgctttttgccttttttttttttactttaaacatgaAAGTTTGAAATTGAAAATGGATTACccaaatatttaaataattttttcattCATTATTTTGGTAAACTGGtttttcctaattatttcgaCTTCATTTACTTtaagaaaattcatatttttttcttatagtTTAATATTTCTTTTATGGAACTTATAGTTTAAtatttagaagttttttttttaataaaaaaaacaatgcattaatgaatcagatcatgacaaaattgtaacaatgaaactcggaaataaattaaaaaatgaaggCCAAGTGGATAAACAAAAAgactgtgctaacacatgtgtCATCCCATTCAATTGCTGTCGTATTcatttgactgagtaagagtcatttgatgttagaatcaatcgtatttgaataattctatccCCAAATTCAGAATCATCAACAGAACTAGAATTTATTGCATCAATCACTTGTTTAGCATTAGATTCGAAAACCACGTTCCTTATTTCATCAGCTTCTAGCCATTGCATAGTCTGTAATAGAGCTTCGACCTCACATTCTCGTGTTGTCGGACAACATAACAGACCCACACATCACCCCATTACAAACTGCCCATGTGCACCTCGTACTGCTGCTCCCATCCCTGCACGACCATCAGCGTTAAAACAGGCGGCATCAACACAACACGAGAGAAATCCTTTTGATAGCGGGTGTCAAGCCGTGCAACCAGCATATGAAATATTTCCTGCTACTGTATTTTCGATCTGCTATTCTCCCGTACTAGTCCGATTCCTCAAGGCTTTGCTTCTGACCAATCATTAAGTATTGTGCAAGCTTGAGCCATTATTTGATCTGTTGTGCGAATCTCATACTGCCAAAGACGGCTATTTCTAGTCTACCATAAACTCCAGAGGTGCATCAAAAATGTAATACTTTGAATTACTTTTTCGGCATTGAACTCTAGTATCTCACTAAAATTTAATAGTAAAAATACATAAATACCATAATTTATTAGGTAtcaaattacaactaaatcatattatcaaatttaatccttaatatgtcattattctctatatattataaataaagtatgatttactataatttaaaatatttaaaccataatttataaattctaaattctaaaaaatatacaactttaatttataaattttaatttttaaaatattaattttattagtttgatataattttaattcttaacatAATTATAGATAgctttttaaaagtgaatttataCATAAATTCACAATTTAATAACCAGAAAACAATTAATGGGCCAGAGGACGAGAACGGCCCAACTCATTGCAGAAGGAACCGAATAAGACATGGCGATAGTTCACCATCTATTCAGAATGTTATTTATTGGGCTAATTTTTATTAATCACATTCGTTACTATAACAGTCTATTCAAATATCCAACCAAATTTGAGTAAATTATAGGATGGACAGAACTTTCAAAATTAGTTTCAAAATTGGTTTCTCATCCTTCTCTttccgttttttttttcttctcttatcgttttctcttctctctctttctatCTCATCTTTCTCAATCCCAAATGGAATCTAGCATGGCTAACTTTCATATTGATGATGGGAATATCACAACATAGAGCTTGTTTTTTCGAAACCTGTTAAAGTCATTACTGATAGTGGCCTGTGTATGGCGGGTCATTTTGTTACGGATAAAATACTGAATTTCAAtgtaatgaaaaataaaatggtCACGTTGTGGAGACCAATGCGGAAAATTGCAATCTAGCATCCAATTtatttccctttgacttttttCATGAGATCGATAAAACTCGTGTGCTTTCAGGAGGCCCATGGTCTTTTGACACTCAAATGTTAATTCTAAATGAATGTAGGCAATGTACTATTTCGGAAAGTGTGTGGTTGAACTCTATGGAGATTTGGGTACATGTGTATGACCTGTTGGGGCTATGTCTGAGCATGTTGGGAATCAATTGACTTATTTCCTTGGTGAGTCTTCAGTTCATGAGAATCAGAATTAAGATTGATGTTCGTAAACCTCTAAAACGTCTCAAAAAATCATGAAGTCAGTAGTAAGAATGACCTTTTGTTACGTTTAAATATGAACATCTATGAATGTTTTGTTACTTATGCGATATGGTAGCACATTCTGAGCTTTTTTTGTGATAAGCTCTTTGATCTTGATCATCTGAATTAAAGAGGGAGTAGATGAGATTGGCTCAAGGTTCCTTTGTGAAAGAATGGTGATTAGAGTGGCGTTAGGTGGTTCAAGGAGGTAGGGGGCAGTGGTGGTGAGAAGTTTGTAGGAAGCGGGAAACATACTTTTGAAAACCTAGAAGTATGGATATAATATTTCATAAGATCTTTATTTCCACTAATATAAGAGTTATAAGGGGAGGGAACTCTAGATCAAACATTGTGGTTACTGTTGTTGTTAATACTAATCTATTACGTGGAAAATAGGTTATGGACCCTAGTGTTTCAGATGAGCGGGTCAGATTTTTCCGGATTGAAAATATGGACTCTGACGTTATTATGGAAAATGAAGATGAATTGGGCATGGAAATTCAAGATGATGGTAAAAGAAGAAGTGAGGATTCTAACTTAGATTTAGGATAGAATCCGTTAAACGGGGAATCTAGCATGACTATTCATGTACTAACAATAACCAACCTAATTCTCTTTAAGACTTTATTTCTCTTTACGATAAGGATTCATCTACTATTTCTGTATCGACGAGGCTTGGCTCTTTGGCCCTTCAGGCTCAATGAGTTGTCTTAGTTGGAACTATCAAGGTCTGGGAAATCCATAAGCAGTTTCAGTCGTTGAGTGACTTGGTAAAATCTCATAAACTTGATCTTATTTTCCTTATGGAGACGCTTGTGGAAAATTCTTGTATTATTTCGATTCGTCAAAAGTTGAAGTATGCTGGTAGTTTTCTATTGATAGAAGGGGTAGAAGCGGTGGGTTTGAAATGTTATAGAAGGCTGATTTCAATGTCTCTATTACCCATTTCTCTAACCATTATGTTGACATGGTTATCTCTAATCTTGTTGCGGGACAATGGAGGTGTGTGTGGGCTTCTATGATTTTTCCGATAGCAGTAAGCAAAAAGATTCTTAGATCTTGCTTAATTCTATTGCTTCCTCTTCCACTCTTCCTCTAATGGTGATCGAAGACTTTAATTGTATTATTGACATTAATGATAAGAGGGGAGGCACAGTCTATAAGAGGAGGCTTTAATTGTATTGTTGACATTGATTGCAATGGCTTCTCGGAAGCTCCCTTCCATCcaaatatgtattatttctattttttttaaggaaatgTGTATTCTTCATAACAAACTAGATGGAATGTATGCATTTTTGAAAAAGAACTAATATAGTAAAGGTAAATTAAATCTATCTAAAATCCTTCAAGCTATTTTGATGTCTATCCCAAAAAAAATGGCTTTACCTCCAACATCTACTAATCTGATCCTCACTATTATTATCATTTCACTTAATACATTGTTTAATCTTTTAATTCCTCCATTCATTTAAAATACCATTTTTTCCTTATTAATGATAAATTGTATCTATCACCCCTAAACTTCACCATGTTTTAGCCTttgataattaattttaattttatacttaaaattttatttaaaataatttaatataaaaagataatatatttattaGGTAAAACTAATATTCTTGGTCTCCTTGATTTCATTGTTCTTTTAAATTTTGGAGATGGATCATTAATGTCGTAAAGAGGTCTACTAATCCATCGAATTTGTTTGATTTCTAAATTTCTCTAAAATGACTTATTGGCTTTGCCGAAAGGTGATTCAACTCTTTCAAAGCTTCACTTTGCTCTCAAAGGGTTAATAATGTCCGATGGTTTTTACCTGGTCAATgactgaccaaatgaatttggttagTCACTATTAGATCTAGGAGGTATAAATCTAAGTCTTACGATAATTTTAATTTCTACTGTATGATtttaataagtctagatctaacggtgattgaccaaattcacttgatcACTCAATGACCAGGTGAAAATTATCGAATAACGTCAGTTCAAATAAATTTAGAGACTAATAAACATCATATAAGTTTAggcattaagaaaaaaaaaatttacaaatcaTATGATAACATAAAACATTGTATCATACAAAAGGATTGTGATTGTACATATTAAAGTAAAAATACAACTTAGAGTTTACTCAAACTATTCATGATTCAATAacataaaattactaaaaaaaatacaaataacataacataaatCCAAATGAACACAAATCACTCACCTTACAAATCATAAGGTTGCTTCCCAGTAAACTTAACCTCAATCGGGCTaacatttttcccaattgaCCTGAAATTCAGGCCAACACCTTGACGACCTGGGTTCACCTTCTCAGGATAAACACCATCTTTGGGGTGCAAATACTGAACTTCCCCATTAGGAAAAACCCTGTAAAACTGGTACTTAATCTTATACTTAGACCTAAGTCTAGTTCCAAGAGCCAAGCACTGTTCTTTCCTAGCCAATTTAAGCAAGTTAGGACCTTCTCTCATAATAGCTGCACCACCTGTTGGCATTTCAAAGATCTGTTCTTTTGGTGAGTCCCATGTGATCACATAAAATTCCTCAACTTGTGCTTTCCTCAATAGACCACCTGTGCTTCCACCGAAGATTGGGGATGGTGTGTTTGGGTCTAGTTCTGGTGGAGTGAATCCCACTGGTGCTGGTTTAGTTACTTCTTCTGTTTTGCCTTCTGCAGAAGCTGCTCTGATTGTGGGTTTTTGGGGCTTTGAAATTGGGATTGAGATGAAGGAGGATTGTTTCCATACTTGGTGGGATGATTTTGGGGTTGAGAGAGCTGTTGGGGTGAAGAGAGAAGAAGCTTGAGTTGCCATGGCCATTTGGGATTTGGAGAATTTCAGAAATGGGTGTGGTGAGGAATGATCAATGATATTGATTTAggtgattggatttgggtgGTGTTTTGGAGATATGGATAAGGTGATTTTGGTTTGGCCAATTAAAATGCTTGATTTTGACACCTGGCCTTACCCTCACCTGTTTTGCTTATGTTTCATATCTGTTTCTTGGTTATTAGTTGATCCTTTCTTGCTACACATTTTATGTCCAATTACAAACTTTTttgaataattattttatataccATTCTGTAGCCTGTAATTAACATTGGAGAAAAACATTTAGAGACCAATgatcttaatttttttgttaattaactCATTGAAACAATGCTGAAcacattaaatataattataatataggATGACTGTTCTGTGATTATGAGAAGAGATTTCATTTTGATTTTCTATGTTTCTCTTAATGGGGTCGCGTTTTCGCGCTTCGTGTTCGTAAAACGGAAATTCCTATAAACCGGTACGAAACATTTCCGTGCATATTTTTGtaaatattgaaaaaaaaaacggtTTTTGTCAACAAACATAATCTAATTCCAGCTCCGGTGACTTTAATTCCAGCTGAATTTAACGTAAATACGTTTTTTTTCattatacttttaatatttatatgtttcaCAATATGTGATATCACATGATTTACCATAGGTACATGTGGAACAACGAGATACTTCCTCTCATAACAGTGGCCGCTAAAGCCATGTGGCCCAGTACAAGGTCTTAATGTCACACATATTCCTACTCACATCCAATATCGTGATTCATTGAATAATAAGTGTTACTCTTATAACTATTTTTGGTGGACAACAACCATTCACCATTAATTGAATGTCACGTGGATCCCTGCTCCCATTGAAGACACACAACTCGATTCACTTATAAATGCAAGGTATACTCTACAATAAAAGGTACGTGCTCTATTCATTCACATTGCTCACTTAAGCTTTATACACTGCTTAATGACCATTCTCATCATTGACTTAGGTATTGAAGCGAGATCGCCGGTTTCCGACCCTCTTTGATCATTTTTGTGTCTTATCTCAAACATTCAAGAGATTACTCAAGCTCAGTTCAGATTACCTCACATCAAATTGGTGCGGTAAGCGTGGAGCTGAAAAGTTTACGTTATGCCTCAATTAAACAACTTCGTGATTTCGATATTCCTTCGACATCAACTCAACCATCATGAAACAAAGCCCTGGTGGATGCAAATGACAACCCATTAGAGCCTCTTCAGGTCACTCCAGAGTTTGACCAACAAATAAAAGCTTGTTTGGGCTCTTTAAATCCATAACAACGGAAGTTCATGGATGGAATAACCAAACAACTCCTCTACAAAATAGGTTCAATTTAAGAGTCGATGAACCTCCTCAGGGTTGAACATGCAATATAAACGAAAGTCATAAGGGCATAGTTGAGAGAAGCAAGGGAAAAAACAAACGCCCAGACAAGTAGGATCTCATCGCGTGTTCTAACGGACACCATATCGTATGTACTTGTTTGCAAAACAGGGTTTTATTCTTAGATTCTCACTAGAATGGAACTCGAGGTAGATCATAAGGACGAGAATCCAGCCCATGCTACCGAAGGTTCCATCATTAAAAAAACCACATCATATACATCATCACCATTCTAACAAGTCTATATCACCTAAACGCAATAAAACCACCCATAAAAAAATCTACTGAATCTCACTTGAAAGAGTAAGATGAGAACTATATCAAACCTTCGGGTCCAAGATCTAATGATCGATGACAACCTTCAAAATATTATTGCAGATGGTAGAATTGGTTCTAGAATTTCTGAAATAGCAAACACTACCCCACCACTTTGCATAGACATCATGGTTAAACTCATGCCTAAAGGATTCAAATATCCCTTATTCAAATAAGATAATGGTCTAACAGATCCCTGTTCAtgtaaaaaaaaagtcaaaggtCCTTAGAAACTACCACTGATACAAATGCACTCATACGACATTCAAAGGGGCTGACACTTACTAGTATGAGCAACACATGCCTAAATCCATTCAGACATTCAATCTGATAGCGAACAAGTTTGTTGAACAGTTCATCACATCTAAACCAAAGAGAAAAACGATAGAAGACTTGAACTATATAATGCGTGAGCCCCACGAAGACCTTCAAAATGCATTGAAAGGTTCCAAAAGCTGATAATTCAGATTTGATAGGTGAATGTAAACGAAGCTATTAAGGCCATGGCCTCCAATTGTGGAAGTAAAGACATGTCGAAAGAACTCAAAACTAGACAACCTAAAACATTTCCAGATCTCATACGATAGGCCCATGGCTTTGTGAAATGGGATGGGCACCGCCTAAACCCTTTGTTGAACTAGGTCTAGTTAACACTTCTAAATGATCTAGGAATGACAAAGATAAAGACCGAATAAGACGAGGAGAGTAAGTGGAACGAGACTTCGCACAACTGAATGCTCCTCGAAAGGATATTGTATATTATGTTGAAAAGAATAGGTAGCACATCCAGTACTCACAAAAGCTCAAAACATCTAGTCGTCGCCATAATGTGATGTATTGCTAGTTCCTCAAGAG encodes:
- the LOC136219750 gene encoding photosystem I reaction center subunit II, chloroplastic-like, whose amino-acid sequence is MAMATQASSLFTPTALSTPKSSHQVWKQSSFISIPISKPQKPTIRAASAEGKTEEVTKPAPVGFTPPELDPNTPSPIFGGSTGGLLRKAQVEEFYVITWDSPKEQIFEMPTGGAAIMREGPNLLKLARKEQCLALGTRLRSKYKIKYQFYRVFPNGEVQYLHPKDGVYPEKVNPGRQGVGLNFRSIGKNVSPIEVKFTGKQPYDL